The following coding sequences lie in one Treponema socranskii subsp. buccale genomic window:
- the argB gene encoding acetylglutamate kinase: protein MTTDSADERQYGENRERPLDNAHWADVLVQAMPYFKKWVGKVVVVKYGGNAMLNDELKAAVMKDLVLLNTIGVHVVLVHGGGPEINKMLDRVGKESKFVDGLRCTDADTMEIVEMVLSGKLNKEIVGMLLREGGKAVGLSGVDGGLIRAKKINNDKIDYGYTGEVTEVRPDIVASLLSQGFIPVISTVAVGEDGDTNRYNINADTAAAKIAVALHAEKFVQLTNVPGILRDTNDAASLIARISRAEAESLVNDGTVAGGMIPKVECCITALAGGVERTHIIDGRVPHSLLIEMFSDRGIGTMIY from the coding sequence ATGACGACCGATTCGGCAGATGAACGACAGTACGGTGAAAATCGCGAGCGCCCGCTCGACAATGCGCACTGGGCGGACGTGCTCGTACAGGCTATGCCGTATTTTAAAAAGTGGGTCGGCAAAGTCGTCGTCGTAAAGTACGGTGGCAACGCGATGCTCAACGACGAACTGAAAGCGGCGGTTATGAAAGACCTTGTGCTGCTCAATACGATCGGCGTACACGTCGTACTCGTACACGGCGGCGGTCCCGAAATCAACAAAATGCTCGATCGCGTCGGAAAAGAAAGTAAATTTGTCGACGGCTTGCGCTGTACCGATGCCGACACGATGGAAATCGTCGAAATGGTTCTGTCCGGAAAACTCAATAAAGAGATCGTCGGTATGCTGCTGCGCGAAGGCGGTAAAGCCGTCGGTTTGAGCGGCGTTGACGGCGGTTTGATCCGCGCAAAAAAAATCAACAACGATAAAATAGATTACGGCTATACGGGCGAAGTGACGGAAGTACGTCCCGACATCGTCGCATCCCTTTTGTCTCAAGGATTTATCCCCGTCATTTCGACCGTCGCAGTCGGAGAAGACGGAGATACGAATCGATACAATATCAACGCCGATACCGCCGCCGCCAAAATCGCCGTCGCGCTGCATGCGGAAAAATTCGTGCAGCTCACGAACGTGCCCGGCATTTTGCGCGACACGAACGACGCAGCCTCTCTCATAGCCCGCATATCGAGGGCGGAAGCCGAATCGCTCGTAAATGACGGCACTGTCGCCGGCGGCATGATTCCGAAAGTCGAATGCTGCATAACGGCGCTCGCGGGAGGAGTCGAGCGGACGCACATTATCGACGGACGGGTGCCGCATTCGCTCCTCATTGAAATGTTCAGCGACCGTGGTATCGGCACTATGATTTATTAG
- a CDS encoding aspartate aminotransferase family protein, producing MEKKIVNNYGSFDVVFVKGEGAVLFDAEGKRYIDFIAGIGVNALGHNYAPLVEAVQKQAAREIHISNYYLSDAGVAFADELLSATGFSGGFFGNSGAEANEAAIKLARKYGYMNGGEKRRTIYTLEQSFHGRTLATLTATGQEKFHPPYFAPYVADFKTIKANDWSVLETAFDDTTAALLIECVQGEGGVNLVDAEWACAVSDAARKAGAIVMADEVQTGMGRCGTLLASERLGFCPDVVTLAKGIAGGIPMGACLFRGKADKVFSAGDHQSTFAGNPLACSAGRVVLKTLSAPGFLDDVNRKGDYIRNSISGWKIPIVTDVRGLGLMIGTEIAGTIKPFDVDKRCLEKGLCVSTAGANVIRFLPPLTITDEEMVAGLAIFRSVLEEYI from the coding sequence ATGGAGAAAAAAATCGTTAATAATTACGGAAGCTTCGATGTCGTTTTTGTAAAAGGCGAAGGGGCGGTTCTCTTCGACGCGGAAGGAAAGCGGTATATCGACTTTATCGCAGGCATCGGCGTAAACGCGCTCGGGCATAACTACGCGCCGCTCGTCGAAGCCGTGCAAAAACAGGCTGCGCGTGAAATCCATATTTCGAATTATTATCTGTCGGATGCGGGTGTCGCATTTGCGGACGAACTGCTTTCGGCGACGGGATTTTCCGGAGGTTTTTTCGGCAACAGCGGCGCGGAAGCGAACGAAGCTGCGATCAAACTTGCGCGGAAATACGGCTATATGAACGGCGGGGAGAAGCGCCGCACGATCTATACGCTCGAACAATCGTTTCACGGCAGAACGCTTGCGACGCTTACTGCGACGGGACAGGAAAAATTTCATCCGCCGTATTTTGCTCCCTATGTCGCCGATTTTAAAACGATCAAAGCGAACGATTGGAGCGTACTCGAAACGGCGTTCGACGATACGACAGCCGCGCTGCTCATAGAATGTGTGCAGGGCGAAGGCGGCGTAAACCTCGTCGATGCCGAATGGGCGTGTGCGGTATCCGACGCCGCGCGCAAAGCGGGAGCGATCGTTATGGCCGACGAAGTGCAAACCGGCATGGGAAGATGCGGTACGCTTTTGGCAAGCGAACGGCTCGGCTTTTGTCCCGACGTCGTCACGCTTGCAAAGGGAATCGCAGGCGGCATTCCGATGGGAGCCTGTCTTTTCCGCGGTAAAGCCGACAAAGTGTTTTCCGCAGGCGACCATCAATCGACCTTTGCGGGAAATCCGCTTGCGTGCAGCGCAGGACGTGTCGTGCTCAAAACGCTTTCCGCTCCCGGATTTTTGGACGACGTAAATCGAAAGGGCGATTATATCAGAAACAGTATTTCCGGCTGGAAGATCCCGATAGTCACCGACGTGCGCGGACTCGGTCTCATGATCGGTACGGAAATCGCGGGAACAATAAAACCATTCGATGTGGACAAGCGTTGCCTTGAAAAAGGATTGTGCGTATCGACGGCGGGTGCAAACGTGATCCGCTTTTTGCCGCCGCTTACGATCACGGACGAAGAGATGGTCGCAGGGCTTGCAATATTCCGAAGCGTGCTCGAAGAGTATATATAA
- the gatC gene encoding Asp-tRNA(Asn)/Glu-tRNA(Gln) amidotransferase subunit GatC has product MTAHTTIDEDTLEKLLYLSRLSPESTNLTILKKQVDEIIGYFELLSKYDDSENPYDAYPSTEADKLRKDEVVPGLAMSDVKKISKDFMDGYFQVPKVLGEGA; this is encoded by the coding sequence ATGACTGCACATACGACGATCGATGAAGATACGCTCGAAAAGCTGCTGTATCTTTCCCGGCTTTCGCCCGAAAGCACCAATTTAACGATATTAAAAAAACAGGTCGATGAAATCATCGGCTATTTCGAACTCTTGTCGAAATACGACGACAGCGAAAATCCTTACGATGCGTATCCGTCGACGGAGGCGGATAAACTGCGCAAAGACGAAGTTGTGCCGGGTTTGGCTATGAGCGACGTAAAAAAGATTTCGAAAGATTTTATGGACGGCTATTTTCAAGTGCCGAAAGTATTGGGCGAGGGCGCGTGA
- the gatA gene encoding Asp-tRNA(Asn)/Glu-tRNA(Gln) amidotransferase subunit GatA: MIRDMRAALKEGSVTSADIIKKSAADFEADKKSASPLNAFLEIYEDALTKAEAADAEIASARSSGTLDALFSEKPLLGLPFANKDNISAKGKRLTCASKILEGYVAPYDATVIARLEKAGAVPLGRCNQDEFAMGSSTEYSIYGATRNPVNRDYVSGGSSGGSTAAVAANQAVFGLGTETGGSVRLPASYCGVYGLKPTYGVLSRWGVVAYGSSLDQVGILAHTPSDIAEALYAMCGADMYDDTSADLPEKEKLLNLKPCGDAPFSSLKIALIRQFLENKGLDTDVGKVFDETRKWFESRGAKIEVVDMPVMDASVASYYVLALAEAASNLSRFDGIRYGRRVDTGEGYDELYVHTRSEGFGAEVKRRIVIGNYVLSEQFSGDTYKKGMTVRARIQREMAALFKTYDAVLCPVCPTPAFKLGQKVDDPLEMYLSDLFVNFVNLARITSLSVPAGITKEGLPVGIQFVGPMFGEAKILELAEAWEADHPGCGVPLGTK, from the coding sequence ATGATACGTGATATGCGCGCGGCGCTGAAAGAAGGCTCGGTGACGAGTGCGGACATTATTAAAAAATCGGCGGCGGATTTCGAAGCGGATAAAAAATCGGCTTCTCCTCTCAATGCCTTTCTTGAAATATACGAAGATGCGCTTACAAAAGCCGAAGCGGCGGACGCGGAAATCGCGAGTGCGCGCAGTTCGGGTACGCTCGATGCGCTCTTTTCAGAAAAGCCGCTTTTGGGTTTGCCGTTTGCGAACAAAGACAATATTTCGGCGAAGGGCAAGCGCTTAACCTGCGCGAGTAAAATCCTCGAAGGCTATGTCGCTCCCTACGATGCGACGGTGATCGCGCGCCTCGAAAAAGCGGGCGCCGTTCCGCTCGGTCGCTGCAATCAGGACGAATTTGCGATGGGCTCTTCGACCGAGTATTCGATCTACGGGGCGACGAGAAATCCCGTAAACCGCGACTATGTTTCAGGCGGTTCGTCGGGCGGTTCGACCGCCGCCGTCGCCGCGAATCAGGCGGTTTTCGGGCTCGGTACCGAAACGGGCGGCTCGGTGCGCTTGCCGGCGAGTTATTGCGGCGTGTACGGTTTAAAGCCGACATACGGCGTTTTGAGCAGATGGGGTGTCGTCGCATACGGCAGCTCTCTCGATCAAGTCGGCATCCTCGCACACACGCCGTCGGATATTGCCGAAGCGCTTTACGCGATGTGCGGCGCCGATATGTACGACGATACGAGCGCGGATTTGCCTGAAAAAGAAAAATTATTAAATCTCAAACCCTGCGGAGACGCGCCGTTTTCGTCTTTGAAGATAGCACTCATCCGCCAATTCCTCGAAAACAAGGGACTCGATACGGATGTCGGAAAAGTCTTCGACGAAACGCGCAAGTGGTTTGAAAGCAGGGGCGCGAAAATCGAAGTCGTCGATATGCCGGTCATGGATGCCTCCGTCGCAAGTTATTACGTACTCGCGCTTGCCGAAGCCGCGTCGAATTTGAGCCGATTCGACGGCATCCGTTACGGCCGCCGCGTCGATACGGGAGAAGGCTACGATGAGCTGTACGTGCATACGAGAAGCGAAGGCTTCGGGGCGGAAGTAAAGCGCAGGATCGTCATCGGCAATTACGTTTTATCCGAGCAGTTTTCGGGCGACACCTATAAAAAAGGCATGACGGTGCGCGCTCGTATTCAGCGTGAAATGGCGGCACTCTTTAAAACGTACGATGCGGTACTCTGCCCCGTTTGTCCGACACCGGCGTTTAAACTCGGTCAAAAAGTGGACGATCCGCTCGAAATGTATTTGAGCGATCTCTTCGTCAACTTCGTAAACCTCGCGCGTATCACCTCTCTTTCGGTACCGGCCGGTATTACAAAAGAGGGTCTGCCCGTCGGCATTCAATTCGTCGGACCGATGTTCGGCGAAGCGAAGATACTTGAGCTAGCCGAGGCGTGGGAAGCCGATCATCCCGGCTGCGGCGTACCGCTCGGTACCAAGTGA
- the gatB gene encoding Asp-tRNA(Asn)/Glu-tRNA(Gln) amidotransferase subunit GatB, whose translation MAIDKYEIVIGCEIHTQLLTKTKAFCACENRYGGMPDTRVCPVCLGLPGAMPRVSEGYVELGAVAGQALNCRIARFTKFDRKHYFYPDLAKGYQITQYDIPLCADGYVDLPFIHYPEDERPGGAKCRTVNFKGENCIVDNRYRRVRIERIHLEEDVGKSLHLEGAHSYIDYNRCGTPLIEIVTKPDMTSPEEAALFMQTVQEILRYVKVTKGNLEEGNMRCDANINLNVWENGTLYHTPISEIKNLNSFRAIKDACTYEAKRQLKEFETDRQPFNAGFKVTMGWDEAKGETVVQRTKNSFVDYRFVVEPDIKPFSVSEALIARAKEAVGELPETKRVRFMKEYSLSSFDAETLTATRELALWFEEAAKKSKSPKRAANLILTELLAVLNEKQETIDSVSITPLHIAELADALESDTITSKQGKVVFEKMLATKKLPSEIIKEEGMEQVNDTGAIEKIVESVLAANPQAVADFKNGKTNALGWLMGQVMKESHGKANPKQATEMLKERLS comes from the coding sequence ATGGCAATCGATAAATACGAAATCGTAATAGGCTGCGAAATACATACGCAGCTTTTAACAAAGACAAAAGCGTTTTGTGCGTGCGAAAACCGCTACGGCGGTATGCCCGATACGCGCGTGTGTCCCGTGTGTCTCGGACTTCCCGGTGCGATGCCGCGCGTAAGCGAAGGCTACGTCGAACTCGGCGCCGTTGCGGGGCAGGCGCTCAACTGCCGCATCGCGCGCTTTACGAAATTCGACCGCAAGCATTATTTTTATCCCGATTTGGCAAAGGGCTACCAGATTACGCAGTACGATATTCCGCTGTGCGCCGACGGGTACGTCGATTTGCCTTTTATCCATTATCCGGAAGACGAACGCCCCGGCGGAGCGAAGTGCCGTACGGTGAATTTCAAAGGCGAAAACTGCATCGTCGACAACCGATACCGCCGCGTGCGGATCGAGCGCATTCACCTCGAAGAAGACGTCGGAAAATCGCTGCACCTCGAAGGTGCGCATTCGTATATCGACTATAACCGCTGCGGTACTCCGCTCATCGAAATCGTAACGAAGCCCGATATGACAAGTCCCGAAGAAGCGGCTCTCTTTATGCAGACTGTGCAGGAGATCCTCCGCTACGTCAAAGTGACAAAGGGAAATCTCGAAGAAGGCAATATGCGCTGCGACGCGAATATCAATTTGAACGTGTGGGAAAACGGCACGCTGTATCACACGCCCATTTCCGAAATCAAAAACCTGAATTCGTTCCGCGCGATAAAAGACGCATGTACCTATGAAGCAAAACGCCAGCTCAAAGAATTCGAAACCGATCGGCAGCCCTTTAATGCGGGTTTTAAAGTGACGATGGGCTGGGACGAAGCGAAAGGCGAAACGGTCGTTCAGCGCACGAAGAATTCATTCGTCGATTACCGCTTTGTCGTCGAGCCGGACATCAAACCCTTCAGCGTCAGCGAAGCGCTTATCGCGCGGGCAAAAGAAGCGGTCGGCGAGCTGCCCGAAACGAAGCGCGTGCGTTTTATGAAAGAATACTCTCTTTCTTCGTTCGATGCGGAAACGCTGACTGCGACGCGCGAGCTTGCGCTGTGGTTCGAAGAAGCCGCAAAAAAATCGAAGAGCCCGAAGCGTGCCGCAAATCTCATCCTCACCGAACTGCTCGCAGTTTTAAACGAAAAGCAGGAAACGATCGATTCCGTTTCGATTACGCCGCTGCACATCGCGGAACTTGCAGACGCCCTCGAATCCGATACTATCACGAGCAAGCAGGGAAAGGTCGTTTTCGAAAAGATGCTTGCAACGAAAAAGCTGCCGTCTGAAATTATAAAAGAAGAAGGCATGGAGCAGGTAAACGATACCGGCGCGATCGAAAAGATCGTCGAAAGCGTGCTTGCCGCAAATCCGCAGGCCGTCGCCGATTTTAAAAACGGCAAGACGAATGCGCTCGGCTGGCTTATGGGGCAAGTGATGAAAGAGTCGCACGGAAAAGCGAATCCGAAACAGGCGACCGAAATGCTCAAGGAAAGACTTTCGTAA
- a CDS encoding helix-turn-helix domain-containing protein codes for MYKNRNGDQNNISGKNISRLRKAADPLLSQRALADKMQLFGIDLDKNAVQRIECGKRFVTDIELLAFSKVLNTTLDTLLQNE; via the coding sequence ATGTATAAAAACAGAAACGGCGATCAAAACAATATTTCAGGGAAAAATATCTCACGATTGCGAAAAGCCGCCGATCCGTTACTTTCTCAGCGTGCGCTGGCGGATAAAATGCAGCTTTTCGGTATCGACCTCGACAAAAACGCCGTTCAGCGCATAGAATGCGGAAAAAGGTTCGTTACAGATATAGAGCTTCTAGCTTTTTCAAAAGTTTTGAATACAACGCTTGATACGTTATTGCAAAACGAATAG
- a CDS encoding ISAs1 family transposase has product MRWETLEDALAVLETEREYDGYFCSVQDAVIIVILGSLCDLQSVKKIHEWATTEHVRKFLEETFGIKRIPCYWWLLSLLAIIRPESLNECMKQWVASVVPDLAAKLETEEEEQSKKKKKQPLTIAIDGKAIRSTGKMKKYDNPLHIISAQIGELGLTLAQRTVESKSNEIPAVPELIKELEIKGCMVVADAMNCQIETAEAIIGAEADYLLSAKGNQEALMNDIAEYVQDTKLRAKMDSITRTEKGHGRKERRSAYTSTDVSWQPGGRIWPELKCIGALHTRFETSKGVTEEWHYYISSKALRAEELLHHARKEWSVETMHWLLDVHFDEDRCRVQSKNIQQNLNMLHKCALNIIRIHKRETQSKLPLNGIMFRALMNPQALLPLLGKT; this is encoded by the coding sequence ATGAGGTGGGAAACATTAGAAGATGCACTTGCAGTGCTTGAGACGGAACGGGAATACGACGGGTATTTTTGCAGCGTACAAGATGCGGTTATCATCGTGATTTTGGGAAGCCTGTGCGATTTGCAAAGCGTAAAGAAAATCCACGAATGGGCAACAACCGAACATGTCAGAAAGTTTCTGGAAGAAACCTTCGGGATCAAACGGATACCGTGCTATTGGTGGCTGTTAAGCCTGCTTGCAATCATACGTCCGGAATCATTGAATGAGTGTATGAAACAATGGGTTGCTTCGGTTGTACCGGATCTTGCAGCAAAACTTGAGACGGAAGAGGAAGAACAAAGCAAGAAGAAAAAGAAGCAGCCGTTGACGATAGCCATAGACGGAAAAGCTATCCGTTCAACGGGAAAGATGAAAAAATACGACAATCCCTTGCATATCATCAGTGCACAGATCGGAGAATTGGGATTGACACTTGCCCAGAGAACAGTCGAATCAAAGAGTAATGAGATTCCGGCTGTACCGGAATTGATAAAAGAGCTTGAAATTAAGGGCTGTATGGTGGTTGCAGACGCAATGAACTGTCAAATAGAGACTGCCGAAGCGATAATTGGGGCGGAAGCGGATTATTTGTTAAGCGCGAAGGGCAATCAGGAAGCACTTATGAACGATATCGCGGAGTATGTTCAGGATACGAAGCTGAGAGCGAAGATGGACAGCATCACGCGAACGGAAAAGGGACATGGTCGGAAGGAAAGGCGCAGTGCGTATACGAGTACAGATGTTTCATGGCAGCCGGGCGGCAGAATATGGCCGGAACTCAAATGCATTGGAGCACTTCATACGCGATTTGAGACGAGCAAAGGCGTGACGGAAGAATGGCATTATTATATTTCAAGCAAAGCGTTACGAGCGGAAGAGCTGCTCCATCATGCAAGAAAGGAATGGTCGGTAGAAACGATGCATTGGCTGTTGGATGTACATTTTGACGAGGACAGATGCAGGGTGCAGAGTAAGAACATACAGCAGAATCTCAATATGCTGCACAAATGTGCGCTTAACATAATCCGCATACACAAGCGGGAGACACAATCGAAGCTGCCGTTGAACGGTATTATGTTCCGTGCTCTTATGAATCCTCAAGCATTATTACCGCTTTTGGGCAAAACTTGA